The Halobacillus ihumii genomic sequence GAACACAATCAAAAAGTCCGTCCAGTTGTTATTCACCGTGCTGTCTTTGGATCAATTGATCGCTTTCTAGGTATTTTAATTGAGCACTTTGGTGGTTCATTCCCAACTTGGTTAGCGCCAGTGCAAGTGAAGGTGATACCTGTATCAAATGAAATCCATAGGGATTATGTGGAAGAGATTACACAAAAATTAAAGCATGATGAATTGAGAGTTGAACCTGACCTACGCGAAGAAAAACTTGGCTATAAAATAAGGGAAGCTCAAATTAAGAAGGTTCCCTATATTCTAGTTGTAGGGGATAATGAACTTGAAAATAAATCCATTAATGTAAGACAATACAGTCAAAATGATTCAGATGAAGTTAAGCTAGAAGTGTTTATCTCTAAACTAAAACAGACAGTTGAAAGTAGAACCCTTTAAAATAAAGTATGTTAAACATTGCTTTGTCTTAAAGCTGTTAAAAGCCCTTTCAAGCAGCGTGACTTGTTTTATATTGAAGATCATATATAAACCACCAATACCGGCTAATTTAAAACATACTTTTATACCACGATACCAGCTAATAGTGGAAAATGACTGTTCCTGAATCGGGCGCTTTCGCGGAATAACATGTTCATCACTTGGAACCAGATTGTGGGATAAGCATGGTGTCAATCTTCTTGGGAAAACTATACAAAAAAAGCTTGGACTACATTTCAGAAGAACAGTCCAAGCCTTTTTGCATTTCAAGCAATAAATTAGTCAATTAGAACCTGCTTCCGAAGGCTGCTCCCTTCGGTGATATACGTTCAATTTCCGCCAGGTCTTCATTTGTAAGGGGAATTTGAGTGGCTTCAAGATTTTCTTTGACTCTTTCTAACCGCTTGGTTCCTGGAATGGGGACGATTTGATCTCCCTGTGCCAACAGCCATGCCAATGCAAGCTGTGCAGTCGTACATCCTTTTTGCATAGCCATTTTTTCTATGCGAGAGGCTAACTCTACATTTTTAGTGAAGTTTTCACCTTGAAAACGAGAATACATTTCCTGTGGGTAATCCTTTGAGAGATCATCCAATTTTTTAACCTGACCTGTCAAGAATCCCCTGCCTAGCGGACTGTATGGGACGAGGCCAATTCCTAGTTCTTTGAGTAGCGGCAGAACTTCGTCTTCTACATCTCTACTCCACAAGGAATATTCCGTTTCCACTGCGGTAATCGGATGTACCGCATGTGCGCGACGAATGATATCAGCTGGCGCTTCTGACAGGCCGATATAACGAACTTTACCCTGTTTAACTAGATCATCTAAGGCTCCAATAGTTTCTTCGATAGGAACATTCGGGTCATACCGATGCTGATAGTAGAGATCAATGTAATCAATTCCGAGACTATACAGACTAGCGTCAACGGACTTTTTAACATAAGCCGGATCCCCCTTAAAACCTTGATTATGAGTGATTCCAAATTTTGTTGCGATTACAGCTTCATCACGCCTTCCCTTTAATGCCTTGCCCAACAGCTTTTCATTATCTCCAAACCTTGCCTCAAGATAACCATCATTTCCGTAAAGGTCTGCGGTGTCAAACAAAGTGACACCATTATCCAAAGCTCCTCGAATTGTATCAACAGAAGATTGGTTGTCGGGCATGGTCATCGTACCGTGTCCGATAGCGGAAACCTCCAACCCTTCATTCCCGAGCTTTCGTTTTGGAATGTCATGATTATAAGTCATTAGAATGTCCTCCTTTAATTTGTGATATGCTTTTATCTTAACGAATAAACGTGGTTACAACCACTGCATGTTTATACTAGTAATGGTAGTAACAGGATGTAAAAGTTGACCATATTAAAACACCTGTATCAACCAGTTAAGTTGGACAAATCATTTAATCTTAAGCAAAATGAAAGCTATACTGGTAATGCGATGAAGAAAGGAATGAATCAAGTCTTATGCAGAAAAGTGTACATTCCAAGGTGTTTGGTCAATTTTTAAAGTCCAGACGAGAGCGAGTTCAACCTGAAGAAGTTGGCATTCACATGACTTCGGGGCGACGAAGAACGCCGGGGTTGCGCCGGGAAGAGGTTGCTTATCTTAGTCATGTTAGTGTGACGTATTATACATGGCTAGAACAGGGAAAAGACATTCAACCTTCACAGGAAGTTTTATTGAATATCAGCCAGGCGTTACAGCTTAGTCCTGACGAGAAAGAACACCTTTTCAATTTAGCGTATAATGAAACATTATCACTGCCGGTTGAAGAACAATATAATGATTCATTGCAAACAACAGTTGACAATTTACCATTCCCATCCTTCATTACGGATCAACGTTCCAAGGTTATATTTTGGAATCGTGAGGCTGAATCAATGCTTTTTCCGTTTTCCTCGTGTGCTTTCGAAGAACGGTATTTACTACAACTCCTATTTTTGGAGGGAAGTATTCGGGATCGTATTCAAAATTGGGATGAGTTTTCAACCTATTCGGTTGCAGTCTTTCGGGGCATTTATGACCGCTTTCCCGAAGACCCAATTCTAAATCAGCTACTAGTAGATCTGAAACAGCAAAGCAAATTGTTCCGAGAATTATGGGAACAGCATCACATCGAGCAGAAGAAAATAAGTTTCATTTCGATAAATGACGAGCAAGGCCAAACTAAACATTTTCGCATTCATTCCGCTACCCATGTGGATGGAAATGAAGATCTTTATTGGTGTATGTATGTTCCTGTCTCTTAAAGTACTGTCCACAGCAAATTTTAGCGTGTGGTGAAATACACCCTTAATCTTCCTCAAACGGGCGCAGTTGGGGAATAAAGACCAGCTCCCAAATGCCATTGTAGTGCACGTTTATGTAACACGATAAGGTAGAAGGGAACAAGTGCCTGTCAGTTAGAGCATCGTTATTTGGTTCGTGTATAATACAGTTCATGAGCATACTGCTTAATAAAGTTATGGGCAGTCTGCTAGAATATATTCGAGAATGATAAAGGGAGGAAGTGCTATATGAGTCGACACATTGCAGTCCTTGTAACAGACATGGTAGAAGAAATTGAATTAACTGATCCTGTGAAAGCTTACAAAGAAGCTGGGCATACGGTAGATATTATCAGTAATGAAGCAAAAAAAACCATCAATGGCAAAAATGGGGACGAAATACAAGCAGATAGAGGCATAGATGAAGTAAATGCAAACGATTATGATGCATTACTCGTACCTGGCGGGTTTTCTCCTGACTTACTACGTATTAATCCGAAGAATAGTGAGTTTGCGAAAACATTTTTCCAAGATAATAAACCCATATTTTCAATTTGCCATGGTCCACAGTTTCTCGTTAATACAGACCAACTAAAAGGTAGAGAGCTAACAAGCTTTGTTTCCGTAAGAAAAGACTTGGAAAATGCAGGAGCAACTGTAAAAGATGAAGAAGTAATCGTAGATGGAAACCTTGTAACAAGCAGAACACCTGATGATCTTCCTGCATTCAATCGCGAATCTCTAAAGCTTTTAGAAAAATAATTCGTCGATCGTATAGGGGGGCTGTTAATCATGCAGCCTCTCTTTATTTTTTATTTGATAATAGATAAAGCGCTCATGCCCATCTGCCATGATCTTCCTCAAAACCAGCTAATAGTTGTCAACATTTTTCATTAAAAATCTTAAGTTTTCCATGCTATACTAAAAATGAACATGCCAAATAACCTTCCGTTATGCTCTGGTTGGAAGATTTTGTATTTAAATTGATTAATATAGTTTTTAAGCTATATCTAGGAAAGTTGTATTACTTTTAAGCATTGCAAAAATCCAATGTAAAAGCTTATTAACACAAGCGATGATCGCTACTCTAAAAGGTTTACCTTCATCGCGTTTCTTATCGTAAAATTCTCTTAATCTTTTATTACGTGGAATGATTTCCACGCTTGTTTTCTTTTTACGAGCGTCTCGTATTCCGCATTGAACAGCCATAAATAGAGCTTGTCTTAATCTGCTAGATCCTCTTTTGGTAATACGGTTTACGGAAGCTGTAAACTTACCAGAGGAGTACACACTAGGATCGACTCCAGTGAATGCAACGAGCTTTTTGGGATGATTAAACCTTTCTATCTCACCAATTTCAGAAATTATCGTTGCCGCAATTTTTTCTCCGATACCTGGGATAGATTGGATTAATTCATATTCTTCAACTTCTTTGGCAAGGGCATCTATTTCAGCAGCTAACTTTGATAGATGCTCTTGGTATTGAAGAACAATATTTATCATTATTTCTAGGTTAATAATATGACTTTGATACAAGTTATTTTGAAATGGGTTACGAATTGCTGCATCTCGTAGCTTTTTTGCCTTTTCCTTAGCCCATTTATCTGAACGACTCTTACATAGTGAAGCTATTTTATCTGCTAAGACAGGTCCAGTGACACTTAAAACTGATTTCGATGTTGGAAATATTAAAAGTACCTGTAAAGAAACTTTTGAATACAGGTTCACAAATACTCCTCTATATTCAGGAAATACTTGGTCCAATATCGATTGAAGTTGTAGTTTGGTTTGTGCTGCTACACTTGAAATAGTTTCGTGCTGTCTTGTTAGATTACGAAGGTTTAAGAGGCGGATCCCTCTTTTCTTACTAGGTTCCAGTTCCTCTTTATAATAAAGCTCACACAGGTTGTAGGCATCTATGGCATCTGTTTTCACCTTTCGCAAACTTGAACTTTTCGCTCGATGTGCAATCAATGGATTAACAATAATATACATATATTGTTGTTCCTCTAAAAATTGAATAATAGGAGTATGGTAGTGTCCAGTCGATTCCAAAATAACCGAAGGTTTTCCCCCAGCTAGAGACTCAATCTCCTTTAAGAAGTCAAGAAATTTATTAAGCTCTTTAACATTATGCAGGATACTAAAACTTTTACGATAAGGCTCTCCCTTATCTAAAAACGCTTGAATCTGACTTTCCCCTTTGGCAACATCCAGACCAATGACTGGATTCATACGATTTCTCCTCCTTTAAATGTACGTAATGTCGGTATCCCCTAAGGCTTCTTGTAACGTCGTAGGTTCGCTTGTTAAACGGGATCATTGTCCCAACCAGCCTGAAACACGTTTATACAAGTAGGGGGTGAACAGTTTTGCGGACGGGATCTTAGCCCCACGGGCGCTACGTTCTACCCCGACTACCGTTAATAATAAGACCATATTAAAAAAGGTCAACCAGTAAAAAATCTGGCTAACCTTATATTACGAACGGGCGCGTTTGTTGAAAATCAAAAGCTTAATTTCTCACTAAAATACTGAGGAATTAAGCTTTTTTTATCTTTTAAAATCCTTAACGTTGTAAATCCGCATTTTCCTGACGTTACCCCTTATAGGAGAGGAGAGCCGTTTGTGCTTCCCTCTCTTTTTTTATAAAGAAAGCTGTTCCGGCTTAACATTCACCGAATGGGTAATTACACATAAATTAAAAGGGAGAAACACCATTGTTGGATTCCTTTGGAGAAGAAGTGGCTGGATTTATCATATAAATAAATCCAAACAGGATCCGTTTTTTTCCAATGTTTCTAATTGGGAGGACTTTTGAATATGATAAGTTTTTATTCTTTTCACGGTGTCATCACTGCGATTAGTGATTTTATAGTTGGAGCAGATGGAGAAGGAGAAGGTTGTTATAAATTACTAACTGTTGAAAACGGATTGGGACGAATTGTTAATTTCGTTGTTGCGTCTACAACTTACTTTGTCGATCAAGCTATGGTGGCGGTTGGTGACAGAGTAACGGGATATTATGATGGGAGTGCCCCGGTTCCATTAATCTATCCACCACAATACCGTGCACTTGTCATGGTAAAACACAGTTCGCCACAAAATGTAAAAGTAGAATTTTTTAACAGCCAGTTGGTGAGCAGTGATGGCCAACTAAAGTTACATGTATCCCCATTTACTCTAATAAGGTTACCGAATGGGCAAGCATTTTCAAAAGAAATTGCCAATCGAAATCTAATTGTTATCTATGGCTCCTCTACAAAAAGTATCCCAGCTCAAACTACTCCGTATAAAATAATAGTTTGGTGCTAGGTGTTATTAAATTGACCCGGTTCTATCATTAAAAAGACATCATTTACTTATGGTACGGTTCTCCTCGATTAATCTTAAAAGCCCGATAAATTTGCTCCACCAGCACCAGCCGCATCAACTGATGAGGAAACGTCATTTTAGAAAACGAAAGTCCGAAGTCCCTTCGCTGCATAACTTCATCACTCAACCCCAGTGATCCGCCAATGACAAAGGCGATCTTGCTCTTACCATAGGTAGCAAGGTCGTCCATTTTTTTGGCAAGTTTCTCCGATGTCAGCTGCTGGCCATCGATTTCCAGCGTTATAACATAGCTATCCGGATTGATTTTGCTCAGAATCCGCTCCCCTTCTTTTTGCTTCACTTCAAGCATTTGCGCTTCGCTTAAGTTTTCGGGAGCTTTTTCATCTGCAACTTCTATAACATCAACTTTAGCGTAAGGGCCAAGTCGTTTTACGTATTCTTGGATGCCTTGTTTCAAGTACTTCTCTTTTAGTTTCCCAACGGTTATGATAGTAATTTTCATGTCGTATCCTCCGTAAAAAAATGGTTACCCTTAGTGTACCATGTGGCCGGAGAACCTTTCATAATTTGAGTTAAAGAACAATCTATTTGGGTTAGCGAACAATCATGTTGAGTACGGGAACAATCTTCCCCCGTTAAGAAACAATCATGCCGAGTACGGGAACAATCCTCCTGAGAAGCGGAACAATCCCATGAAGTTACAGGACAATCCCCAGGGCAAACTCCCAGACATCTCACTCCTTATACTCCTCAAGCATGGAAATCCGCTCCATCATCGTTGGATGGCCATATCTGAAAAACTTGACGAGAGCGGGCGGATTCACGTCACTTAAGCCATTAACGGTTAATTTTTGAAAAGAGCCTACTGCTGCTTTTGGATCCTCGGTCATCTCGATAGCGTACTGGTCTGCTGCTTTTTCAGCTCCACGCGAAATGGCTAATTCAGCTGGACTTGACGCAAAGGACAACAAGGATAAGATGATAAACAATGCAGGCAGTGAGGATATATCAGCCACATGTTTCACACCCCAGCCTGCTCCCCATTTACGAACAACTACATGAAGAACTCGATAGGCAATGTACAAACCAATCAGACTGGAAAAAATGACAGCCGCTAGATTTAAATAAAGATGGTCCATCACATAATGGCCGATTTCGTGTGCCATAATGAACAAAACTTCTTTATCCTTCAGGTTATTTAAGGTCGTATCCCAAAGTACAATGCGCAGGTTCGAACCGATCCCATTTACATAAGCATTCATAGCGTTTGTTTCTTCAGACATATTGACCTGGTACACACGTTCAGCAGGAATGTCAGCTTCATCCGCAAGATTAAGGATCTTTTCCTCTAACATCGGATCATTTAATCTGGAGAAGTCATTGTAAAGCGGATCAATCACGACAGGCTGAATATACATCATAAAGATAAAGAAAGGGATAAGAAGGAACCAGGCATAGAGCCACCAGCGTTTCGTAAAGCGATTCATCAGCCAGTATAAAACAGTGATGAGAATAGTCATGATCAATGTCCCGATCCAGAAACTTAACAGCAGATCCTGCATCCAGCTTGAAAAACTTTGCGTTGAAATGCCGTATGTTACTGAAAGCTTGCGTTCAGCGTAATCGATCGGAAATGTAAGAATCCATGTAAATGCGGACAATAGTAATACATAAATAGGGATTTTAATGATGGAAAACCGGGAAACTCCTTCACCAAATCGCTTAAAAATGGAGGAAAGGCCAAAAACAAGTACACCTAAATAAATCAGTGCTTCTAAAGGAATTCCAATAAAAAATAAGAAATCCTTATATCTTGAGAATTCTTGACTCAATTCTAGTTCCTTCGTTGTCATAAAGGTAGATGGGTCGGCTGCTGTGCCTTGATAGGCAGCCGGCACTCCTGTACCAGCTATGTGGAACAAATAAAGATAGACGAGAAAGGCATAAATCGGGAAAAGAACAGCCGTCCACAGCACAAATCTTTTTTTCATCTTTTATTTAAGCCTCCGTTCTTTAATACACTCTATACTACTTGTACGAGTTCTATTCCTTTTTAGAACCTTCATTCTTTTTTAAGTAGTCTACGCCATTTAGTTATAAAGGAGGCTGTCAGCTTAACTGATGACAAAATAAGGTCAGCTCCATATGGAAGTGGAGCTGACCTTATAAGGAAGTTATTTTCAAAAATCAAACCATTACCATCTGTTCAAGTACTTTACTTTCCGTCTCATCTTCTTTCTGCAGCTCTTCAAAAGAATATACGCCTTCTACATAGATCTGATGCCACAGCATAAACACGAGTACCGTCCATATTTTTCTGGAGTAATCCCCTTTTTGCTGAACGTGTGCCTCCAGCAAATCAAGGACGACTGATTTATGAATGAGATGGTCTGTTTCACTTGTAACAATCAGTTTTTTCGCCCAGTCATACAATTCATTCCGCAGCCAATGGCGAATCGGTACAGGGAAGCCGAGCTTTTTACGATCCAGCACGTGATCCGGAACAATTCCGCGGGATGCTTTGCGTAAAATGGACTTCGTTGTACCGTCAGCAATCTTACTTGCAACCGGTAGCTCGCGAGCTACGTTAAACACTTCCTTATCGAGGAAAGGAACACGCAGTTCCAGTGAGTTCGCCATCGTCATTTTATCTGCTTTTAGTAAAATGTCTCCACGCAGCCATGTATGAATATCAACATATTGCATTTGGTGAACAGGATGATCATTCTCAACGTTTTCATACAGACTCTTCGTTAATGATTGATACGTACTGTCCTTGGAAAATTGCTTCAATAAATTTTCCTTCTCACGTTCTTCAAACATTTTCGCGTTGCCAATATAACGATCCTTCAATGGCGTGGTACCACGCTCAAGGAAGCTCTTGCCCCGGACGCCTTCAGGCAGCATATGCGCTACTTTTTGCAGGGCTTTTTTTACAACAGGCGGCATTGAATCAAATGCCTTCAATGACTCCGATTCACGATAAATATTATAGCCGCCGAAAAGCTCGTCTGCCCCTTCACCGGATAAAACGACCGTGACGTGCTTTCTTGCTTCTCGAGCAACAAAATAAAGCGGTACACAGGCCGGATCTGCTAATGGATCGTCCATGTGCCACATAATTTTAGGCAGCTTCTGAACGTATTCCTCAGGTGTGATGATGTATGAATGATTGGTTACGTTAAGTTTATCTGCTGTTTCTTTTGCTACGTCAACTTCTGAATAACCTTCACGCTCAAATCCTACAGAGAACGTTTTAATGTCTGGATTATATTCTCTGGCGATCGCCACGATGATCGATGAATCGATACCGCCAGATAGGAATGAACCTACAGGAACATCACTTCGCATGTGAACATCGACAGAATTATATAACGCATCCTGAATTTGTGAAATCATCCGATTCTCATCCGTAAGAACGGGTTGGAATGTAGCATGGAAATAACGCTCAATGACAAGCGGCTCATCTGGAGTTTTTACAAAATAATGACCCGGTTCCAGTTTTTGAACGCCTTCCGTTAATGTCATCGGTTCAGGGACATATTGATAGCTTAAATAGTGCTGCAAAGCCTCAGTATCTACCTTGCCGCCTGCTTCAGCCAGACTCTTCTTCTCAGATGCAAAACTTAAAGCATCGTCTGTCTTTGTATAAAACAATGGTTTAATGCCAAACGGGTCACGTGCCCCGTGCAAAGTATTCGTTTCCTTGTCCCAAATTAAAATAGCGAACATGCCCCGCAGCTTACTAAAGGCTTGTTCCTTCTGATCCTGGAATAGGACTGCAATCACTTCTGTGTCCGATTCTGTTTCGAAGGTATAACCTTTGTTCCTCAGCTGCTCGCGAAGTTCTACATAGTTATAAATTTCACCGTTGAAGACCATCCAGTAGCGATCATTCTCAAAGTGAAAGGGTTGATGACCACTCTCAATATCAATGATACTTAAGCGCCGAAATCCAAGTGAGATATATTCATCATGGTAATACCCTTCATCATCAGGGCCACGATGCTTAATAAAATTATTCTTTTTACTAAATTGTTGTTCATATTCCTGATTAACTTGATTTCCTTTGTTGTGTAATACCCCAATAAATCCGCACATAGGGAATCCTTCTTTCTTTTAGAGAAATTAGCGGGAAGCCTCGACACATTAGACTCACGTTCTCTCATGGTTATACTCCTAATGTACACGTTTTTAAAAACTGTATACTGCTTTTGAAGGAGAAAGTGTACAGCTCTCATATTTTGTCTAATGGTTTCCCAAAACGTTTGAAACAAGTCATTTAAAGCTGCTTGTCTATACAGATATTGTACCATGTTTTCTAATGCCTGTTATACCTAAATCTGACCATCCGGTGGCCTTGATGAACTTGAGAGCCTATTTCACTAATTAGACCTAAGTTGAAGACAAAAAGTTTCTTGTATACTACATTTTTCGTGGAAAAATTTGAATTGTGACTATTAATGGCGGAATTTATCATAAAATTTAACGATCTGAAAATAATTGTTTCACACGCTTTAGAACAGATTCTATATCTTTTGCACTCACATCATAGTTTGTTACGAATCTTACTGTTTCAGGTCCAAATGGAACTGCTAATACATCGATACTCTTTAAATCGGTCAGGAATTCATCAGCTGACTTTCCTAGGCCAGCTACATTAACCAGAACAATGTTGGTCTCTACTTGCCCTTCCAAACTTAGACCACCAATTTGGTCAAGTCCTTCAGCGAGTTGTCGGGCGTGTTCGTGATCTTCCGCTAATCGATCAACCATTTCGGATAAAGCTACTAATCCAGGTGCTGCAACCATACCCACCTGCCTCAGGCCGCCTCCCAGACGCTTGCGCCATTTTCGAGCTTTATTAATGAATTCATAAGAGCCGGATATGATTGAACCCATTGGAGCGCCGAGCCCTTTTGATAAACAAAACTGAACCGTATCCGCCTGAGCTGCATAATGTTCAAGTGATATACCTGACGCCACTGACGCATTGAACAACCTCGCTCCATCCAGGTGTACAGGGATCTGGCGCTCGCGAGCCACTTCATAAATGGCCTGCATATTTTCAAGTGGTACAACAGCTCCTCCGGCTTTATTATGGGTATTCTCTATACAAATAAGGCCGGTTTCTGGAAAATGAATATCCTCTGGACGGATAGCAGCCCGCACCTCTTCTGGGTCCATCGCTCCGCGGTTACCATGAATGGTTCGAGGCTGAACACCAGCCAATGCAGACATGGAGGCCCCTTCATATAAAAATAGATGGGAATTTGCCTCAAGCAGTACTTCATCACCTGGGTGACAATGTGTTAACACCGCCACCTGATTTCCCTGTGTTCCGCTTGTCACAAATAAAGCGGCTTCTTTACCAAGAAGTTTCGCAGCCATTTCCTCTAACAGGTGAACCGTAGGATCCTCGCCATATACATCATCTCCTACTTCGGCTTCAAAGGCAGCTTTTCTCATTGCTTGCGTTGGTTTTGTTACTGTATCACTTCGTAAATCGATCATATGTAATTCCTCCCTCATTTCCACCATTGTACGAAATAAACTTATTTCCGAACATCTTTTTGATCGCAGCATTTAATTTCAGAGTGATTTCTATATCAAGTGCACAACATGAAGGCCCTAATAGACATTTCTCGTATGTCGTTAGTAAAACCAGCTCATGTGTATGGATGGATGAACATATGTTTTCAATGATATGTGATTAACTAGCAGGTATTGTGGATAAACGCTAATACTGCGCCACCACTGTTATTCACATGTGGAAAGAAGGACTAACGAAAATAGTTACCCACAATTGTCCACAGACTTATACACACCCTATGTTAATTGGCTTTTACTAACAGGTTTTCCTAGGCTATGAACAAGTTATCCCCTGATTTTATCCACGCCTGTGCATAACTTAAAGTCTATATGGTAGTAGTATATATGTTCGCTACCATATATGCTATTTATCCATAGATTTATCAACATGCTGTGGATAAGTGTGTATGACTTCCGCTTAAAAAGGCGCATGCATTGATATGATCAATGCATGCGCCCTCATTTTTATTGCTGGGAACCTAACGTTACAGTAACCGTATTCTTTTCTCCGTCCCGATAATATGTGATTTCCATTTCATCACCAGGGTCTTTCTGTTTATAAAGATACTTGCGTAAGTCGATAATATCTTCTACCGGCTCACCATCGACCGCTGTAATGACATCAAGTGGTTCTAATCCAACTTTATCGGCAGGTGACATTCTCGTAATACTTCGAATGTATAAGCCGCCATCCACATCTTCAGGTAAATTCAAAGTGCTTCGCCATTCAGAAGTTGGAACTTGCGATAATGAGTAGGCTTCGATTCCTATGAATGCCCGATTAACTTGTCCATACTGCTCAAGCTCTGCGATGATCGGTTTAACTGTTTCAATTGGTATCGCAAAACCAATGCCTTCTACAGCTGACTGAGCGATTTTCATGGAGTTAATCCCAATGACTTGTCCTTCTATGTTTATAAGTGCTCCTCCGCTGTTTCCAGGGTTAATGGCTGCATCAGTTTGAATAACTTCTGATTGCCAGTCTTTTTGGCCGTCTCCATTAAAATCCTGAGGAATCGCCCGTTGTTTCCCGCTGATAATTCCTTTAGTGACGGATCCTGCAAATCGCAGGCCTAGAGGGTTTCCGATTGCAATAGCTGGTTCTCCTACTTGTAAGTTGTCAGATGAACCAAACTCAGCAACTTTCTTCACATTTTCACTCGACATCTTAAGTACTGCTAGATCAGTAAATACATCCCCGCCGACCAGCTGTGCTTTCTTCCTTGTACCATCGGAAAGAACGACTTCAATTTCGCTAGCCCCTTCAATGACGTGATAATTCGTCACTACATAGGCAGTGCCATCTTCTTTCTTATAAATAACTCCTGATCCGGCCCCTGCCTGCTCAGGATCCCCTCTCTGCTCCCAGAAATTTTGCTGAGATTGGAGGTTAATAACCCCTACAACTGCAGGAGATACTTCTTCCACCACTTTAGTAATTTGGCTTGTTACATCTAACTCGACTGTTTGTGCGGGGTCCTCATTGGGAGTACCCCCATCCTCAGCCGATTGTTGTTCATTTGGAGTAATATTATATGGCAGTATGTTTGTCTGGACCAGCGCTGGTAAAGCGAGCAGCACGAGAACTGCTCCAAGAACGACCCCAACGATCGTTGGCATAACAAAGCGACGTCGACCTTTTTGCCGCTGATTGGCTGGTGAATGATCGTCATAATAACCCACGTTTTCCACCTTTCCTTTCATTTCGGCTTTCCTTCTACCTATCTTATTGTTACCTTATCCCAACCCATTTAAAACCTGCTATACTTCATAAATTGGTGTGGCCTGTGCCGGATCGGTATCATGAAGCTCAATACGTGATCCAACCTCAAAGCCACGCTCTTCCAATACATTCTTAACGGACATACGGGCTAAATCCTTCATGTTATTATCGAGACTTAAATGTGCTAGATATATCCGTTTGGTCCGATCAGTTAATATATCAGACAGAGCGAGAGCAGAATCCTCGTTAGACACATGCCCTGAGTCGCCTAGAATCCTCCGCTTTACATTCCATGGATAGCGCCCCATGCGCAGCATACTCACATCATGATTGGATTCAAATATATAAGCATCAGCATCCTCAACAGTTTTTTTAATCCGTTCAGAAACATACCCTAAATCAGTAACGAGTGCCACC encodes the following:
- a CDS encoding type 1 glutamine amidotransferase domain-containing protein; translation: MSRHIAVLVTDMVEEIELTDPVKAYKEAGHTVDIISNEAKKTINGKNGDEIQADRGIDEVNANDYDALLVPGGFSPDLLRINPKNSEFAKTFFQDNKPIFSICHGPQFLVNTDQLKGRELTSFVSVRKDLENAGATVKDEEVIVDGNLVTSRTPDDLPAFNRESLKLLEK
- a CDS encoding IS110 family transposase, which gives rise to MNPVIGLDVAKGESQIQAFLDKGEPYRKSFSILHNVKELNKFLDFLKEIESLAGGKPSVILESTGHYHTPIIQFLEEQQYMYIIVNPLIAHRAKSSSLRKVKTDAIDAYNLCELYYKEELEPSKKRGIRLLNLRNLTRQHETISSVAAQTKLQLQSILDQVFPEYRGVFVNLYSKVSLQVLLIFPTSKSVLSVTGPVLADKIASLCKSRSDKWAKEKAKKLRDAAIRNPFQNNLYQSHIINLEIMINIVLQYQEHLSKLAAEIDALAKEVEEYELIQSIPGIGEKIAATIISEIGEIERFNHPKKLVAFTGVDPSVYSSGKFTASVNRITKRGSSRLRQALFMAVQCGIRDARKKKTSVEIIPRNKRLREFYDKKRDEGKPFRVAIIACVNKLLHWIFAMLKSNTTFLDIA
- a CDS encoding aldo/keto reductase, with the protein product MPKRKLGNEGLEVSAIGHGTMTMPDNQSSVDTIRGALDNGVTLFDTADLYGNDGYLEARFGDNEKLLGKALKGRRDEAVIATKFGITHNQGFKGDPAYVKKSVDASLYSLGIDYIDLYYQHRYDPNVPIEETIGALDDLVKQGKVRYIGLSEAPADIIRRAHAVHPITAVETEYSLWSRDVEDEVLPLLKELGIGLVPYSPLGRGFLTGQVKKLDDLSKDYPQEMYSRFQGENFTKNVELASRIEKMAMQKGCTTAQLALAWLLAQGDQIVPIPGTKRLERVKENLEATQIPLTNEDLAEIERISPKGAAFGSRF
- a CDS encoding helix-turn-helix transcriptional regulator, with the translated sequence MQKSVHSKVFGQFLKSRRERVQPEEVGIHMTSGRRRTPGLRREEVAYLSHVSVTYYTWLEQGKDIQPSQEVLLNISQALQLSPDEKEHLFNLAYNETLSLPVEEQYNDSLQTTVDNLPFPSFITDQRSKVIFWNREAESMLFPFSSCAFEERYLLQLLFLEGSIRDRIQNWDEFSTYSVAVFRGIYDRFPEDPILNQLLVDLKQQSKLFRELWEQHHIEQKKISFISINDEQGQTKHFRIHSATHVDGNEDLYWCMYVPVS
- the rlmH gene encoding 23S rRNA (pseudouridine(1915)-N(3))-methyltransferase RlmH, which gives rise to MKITIITVGKLKEKYLKQGIQEYVKRLGPYAKVDVIEVADEKAPENLSEAQMLEVKQKEGERILSKINPDSYVITLEIDGQQLTSEKLAKKMDDLATYGKSKIAFVIGGSLGLSDEVMQRRDFGLSFSKMTFPHQLMRLVLVEQIYRAFKINRGEPYHK
- a CDS encoding M48 family metallopeptidase; translated protein: MKKRFVLWTAVLFPIYAFLVYLYLFHIAGTGVPAAYQGTAADPSTFMTTKELELSQEFSRYKDFLFFIGIPLEALIYLGVLVFGLSSIFKRFGEGVSRFSIIKIPIYVLLLSAFTWILTFPIDYAERKLSVTYGISTQSFSSWMQDLLLSFWIGTLIMTILITVLYWLMNRFTKRWWLYAWFLLIPFFIFMMYIQPVVIDPLYNDFSRLNDPMLEEKILNLADEADIPAERVYQVNMSEETNAMNAYVNGIGSNLRIVLWDTTLNNLKDKEVLFIMAHEIGHYVMDHLYLNLAAVIFSSLIGLYIAYRVLHVVVRKWGAGWGVKHVADISSLPALFIILSLLSFASSPAELAISRGAEKAADQYAIEMTEDPKAAVGSFQKLTVNGLSDVNPPALVKFFRYGHPTMMERISMLEEYKE